A window of Candidatus Thermoplasmatota archaeon genomic DNA:
CATCGTTTGCTGAACAGGAAACAATACTTTCAGATGTTTGTACTCTCAAAGACGTTGATTGTATCACCGTTGATACTATGAACATGTTCTATCGACTCGAACTCGAAGGTGATCGAGAAAGTGGGATGCGTTCGTTCCTTCGACAGATGACCCAGCTTCAGCTTACTGCTCGAAAAAAAAATCTGTATGTTGTAATCGCAGAGCAGGTATATACCGATAAAAATGGTGAAATCAAGCCTTTTAGTCATCGGGAAACAGATCATATGGTTAAAACAGTAATAAAACTTGAACGGAAAGGTATCGGAGAGCGGCAAGCAACTCTCATGAAACATCGATTTCAACCCGAGGGAAAAACAGCGATCTTTCGAATTACCCACCACGGGTTAGAATAAGAATAAGAAAAACCACACTTCTTTTATATGTGTGAATGAAAAAGGATATGCGTTTGATTATTGAAATATTTGATGAGATAGAATAAAGAGATATCTATCGTTTCTCAAGGAACAATCAACAAAGCAAAAAAGTACCTATATATCTAACCTCCTTCTGTCAAAAACCTATTTAATATACTTATATATGTCTTTTAGATATGCCGTCTGCTTCAAAATCAGATCTTGAAGAAATAAGTTACAAAAACCTTCGGCGT
This region includes:
- the radB gene encoding DNA repair and recombination protein RadB, which produces MSCIMKSLKLGCQPLDDLLGGGLEQGIITKVFGEAGTGKTNLLLQASRECIRAGGTVAYIDTEGVSLERLRQICTKQEYPKILENMKVFSPTSFAEQETILSDVCTLKDVDCITVDTMNMFYRLELEGDRESGMRSFLRQMTQLQLTARKKNLYVVIAEQVYTDKNGEIKPFSHRETDHMVKTVIKLERKGIGERQATLMKHRFQPEGKTAIFRITHHGLE